A region from the Mycolicibacterium litorale genome encodes:
- a CDS encoding oxygenase MpaB family protein, translating into MTGQLETQVELVEPDSVLGRIAGQWTYLPMNGAAFMMQGMHPVIGDVTQKYSVALTDPAGRAIRSLDSVQQWIFGGQAAIEEGNRLRRLHQPLQMRNAEGKHISALNPDAYAWVIATAYVTTVSAAPLLLGRPFTEAELDELWRDSVRVARIVQVPMSHFPQTREEYDVYFKKMVAETLVAHPYILEILGEMRKGQVPPTLPAPVRWAVRKALRPVFTATYLTTIGVMEPEVRDILGITWTDRDQRRLENIWRVIRAAYRILPERLSYTPLAYHARRHHEVIQKMRRRELTSFVAPH; encoded by the coding sequence ATGACAGGGCAGCTGGAGACACAGGTCGAGCTGGTCGAACCGGACTCGGTGCTGGGCCGTATCGCGGGCCAGTGGACGTATCTGCCGATGAACGGCGCCGCGTTCATGATGCAGGGCATGCATCCGGTGATCGGCGACGTCACCCAGAAGTACTCCGTCGCCCTGACCGACCCGGCCGGCCGGGCGATCCGGTCACTGGATTCGGTGCAGCAGTGGATCTTCGGCGGTCAGGCTGCGATCGAGGAGGGCAACCGGCTGCGGCGGCTGCACCAACCGCTGCAGATGCGCAACGCCGAGGGTAAGCACATCAGTGCCCTCAACCCCGACGCGTACGCGTGGGTGATCGCCACTGCCTACGTCACCACGGTGTCGGCGGCGCCGCTGCTGCTGGGCCGTCCGTTCACCGAGGCCGAGCTCGACGAGCTGTGGCGCGACAGCGTCCGGGTGGCCAGGATCGTCCAGGTCCCGATGAGCCACTTCCCGCAGACCCGCGAGGAGTACGACGTCTACTTCAAGAAGATGGTCGCCGAGACGCTGGTCGCCCACCCCTACATCCTCGAGATCCTCGGCGAGATGCGTAAGGGTCAGGTCCCGCCGACCCTGCCCGCACCGGTGCGGTGGGCGGTGCGCAAAGCCCTGCGGCCGGTGTTCACCGCCACCTACCTGACCACCATAGGGGTGATGGAGCCCGAGGTCCGCGACATCCTCGGCATCACCTGGACCGACCGGGACCAGCGCAGACTGGAGAACATCTGGCGTGTCATCCGTGCGGCGTATCGGATTCTGCCGGAACGCCTTTCGTACACGCCGCTCGCCTATCACGCGCGGCGCCACCACGAGGTTATCCAGAAGATGCGCCGCCGCGAGCTCACGTCGTTCGTCGCCCCCCACTGA